The genomic window CCACGGCTCCGCCCACAGCCCGGACCCCTCGCCCCGCCCGTCCGGGGGTCCCCCCTCGGGCTGCATCTCCGGCTGGCTCACCCGGCACTCCCTACTGACGACGCTGCTGACGACAGTGCGAGACACACGTGTACGGCGCTGACGCACCTTGACGCGGCCCGACCCTTCCTACCCCCCAATGGGTGGCGAAGACCCCGTTTTCACCGCTTTTCCCCCTGGAAGGAGGCCTTGATCAGGTATACGAATCCCCGCCGACTCACTCGAAAGAGTGGCGCGGCACAGGCCGTGCCGACCACGTAGGCTCGTTGCGACCGCAAGAACGTCCACGGCGACGTCCGTGAGAAAAGACGTCCGTGAGAAAACTCGTGCGAGGGAGCTGAACGTGATCCCCGGTGGTGGCCAGCCCAATATGCAGCAGCTGCTCCAGCAGGCCCAGAAGATGCAGCAGGACCTGGCGAGGGCACAGGAGGAACTCGCGCAGACGGAGGTCGACGGTCAGGCGGGCGGCGGCCTGGTGCGGGCCACCGTCACCGGATCCGGCGAACTGCGCGCCCTGAAGATCGACCCCAAGGCGGTGGACCCGGAGGACACCGAGACCCTCGCCGACCTGATCGTCGCGGCCGTCCAGGCGGCCAACGAGAACGCCCAGGCCCTCCAGCAGCAGAAACTGGGCCCCCTCGCCCAGGGCCTCGGCGGCGGTGGCGCGGGCATCCCCGGCCTGCCCTTCTGAACTCCTCCGCGACCCCCTCTGAGCCCATCTGTGCCCCGTACCGCCTTCCTCGGAGCGGCCGTGGCCGACTACGGTACGTACTGAAAGACACCAGGAAGGACGGCAGTCCGTGTACGAAGGCGTGGTCCAGGACCTCATCGACGAGTTGGGGCGGCTGCCCGGCGTCGGTCCCAAGAGCGCGCAGCGGATCGCCTTCCACATCCTGCAGGCGGAGCCGACGGACGTACGGCGGCTCGCACAGGCCCTCCTCGAAGTGAAGGCGAAGGTCCGCTTCTGCGCGACCTGCGGCAACATCGCGCAGGAGGAGTTGTGCAACATCTGCCGCGACACCCGCCGCGACGTCTCGGTCATCTGCGTCGTCGAGGAGCCGAAGGACGTCGTGGCGATCGAACGCACCCGCGAGTTCAGGGGCCGTTACCACGTCCTCGGCGGCGCGATCAGCCCGATCGAGGGTGTCGGCCCCGACGACCTGCGCATACGAGAGCTGCTGGCCCGCCTGGCGGACGAAACGGTCACCGAGCTGATCCTGGCCACGGACCCGAATCTCGAAGGCGAGGCCACGGCCACGTACCTCGCCCGCATGATCAAACCCATGGGCCTCAAGGTCACCCGCCTGGCCAGCGGCCTCCCGGTGGGCGGCGACCTGGAATACGCGGACGAGGTGACCCTCGGCCGCGCCTTCGAGGGGAGACGACTCCTAGATGTCTGACGCCACGCTGCACGCGACCGGCCTGAACCCGGACGACTTCGCGGTCCAGATCGCGGACCAGATCGAGAGCTTCCTGGTCGCCGTCACCGAGGTGGCCAGGGGCGACGAGCCGGACTCGGCCGTCCCCTTCCTCCTCCTGGAGGTCTCCCAGCTCCTCCTGGCCGGCGGCCGCCTCGGCGCGCACGAGGACATCGTGCCGGACGAGCGCTACGAGCCCGACCCGGGCCCCGAGCCGGACGTCGACGACCTGCGCGAACGCCTGGCTCTGATGCTCGACCCGGTCGACATCTACTCCGAGGTCTTCGACCCCTACGAGCCCCGCAAGGCGCCCGTGCCGGCCCGTATCTCCGACGACCTCGCCGACGTCATCGCCGACCTCCGCCACGGCATGGCCCACTACCGCGCGGGCCGCACCACCGAGGCCCTCTGGTGGTGGCAGTTCTCCTACTTCTCCAACTGGGGCTCCACGGCTTCGGCGACACTCAGGGCACTTCAGTCCGTCGTCGCGCACGTCCGCCTCAACCAACCCCTCGCCGAGCTCGACGGCCTCGACACCGACCAGGAACTGATGGGCGACGAGACCCTGGAGTTCGAGGCGGGCAAGGTCATGGCGGAGGAGATCGCGGCGCCGCTGGGGCTGCGGAAGGTGAAGTAGCCGCGACAGAGCCACGGCTGCGGCAGCGGCCGGCTGTGGTCGTGGCTGCGGCTCACGGCGGGAGCGATGCTGCCCGGGCAGCCGGCTGTGGTCGTGGCTGCGGCTCACGGCGGGAGCGATGCTGCCCGGGCGCACAACTCCCGCCGTACGTATGACTGTTTCCGCCGCGGGCGGTCATCATGTGACCCATGAGCGCATTGTTCGACCGCCGCCCGTCTGAGGATTCCTCCGCCACGGCCTCCGGTACGGCGGCTGTGGCCGCTCGGGGGGATGTCGGTCTGGCGCAGACCGGGGCGGGTTCGTACGGTGTGCACATCGGCAGGGCGACGCTGTTGTCGCCCGAGAGCTTTCCCGCCGCGGCATGCGTCGACTGCCCCCCGGGGCTGACCAACCTCCCGTCCCGTGCGCCCCTCTTCGTCGGCCGGGGCCATGAACTCGCCCTGTTGGACGAGGCGTTGGCCACCCCGGGTGAGGCGGTGGTGCACGCGATGCACGGGCTGGGCGGTATCGGAAAGTCGACGCTCGCCGCCCGCTGGGCGACCCTGCGCGGCGCGGAGTACGCGCCGGTCTGGTGGATCACCGCGGACAGCCGTGCGGCGCTCGACTCGGGCTTGGCGGCGCTTGCCTCCGCGCTGCAGCCCGCACTGGTCACCCTCCTCCCGCAGGAACAACTCGCCGAGTGGGCCCGGCAGTGGCTGGCCTCCCACACCGGCTGGCTGCTCGTGCTCGACAACGTCTCGGACCCGGCCGTTGTCGAACACCTTCTCGCCCGGGCGACTTCAGGTCGCTTCCTGGTCACGAGCCGGAGGTCCACGGGCTGGCGGAGCATGGCGAAGGAGTTGGCGCTGGACGTGCTGTCCGCCCCGGAGGCGGTGGACCTCTTCACCCGGATTCGCGGCGAGGACTCGGACACCGCCGAACTCTGCGCGGAACTGGGCCACCTCCCGCTCGCGGTCGCCCAGGCGGCGGCGTACTGCGCGGAAACGGGCTGCACCGTAAGGGCGTACCTGGACGACCTCGCCGCCTACCCCGCCGAGATGTACGGGGCCACCGACGAGGGCGGCGACCACGGACGCACCGTCGCCCGCGTCTGGCACGTCACCCTCGACCGTCTCGCGGACGACCCGCTCGCCGTGCGGATCCTGCTGATGCTCGCCTGGTACGCCTCCGAGGGCATCCCCCGTTCGCTCCTCGCCTCTCTCGGCACACCCCCTGCCGTGCGCCGGGCACTGGGCCGCCTCGCGGCGCACAGCATGATCTCCCTCTACGACGACACCGTGTCCGTACACCGCCTGGTGCAAGCCGTCTCGCGTACGCCGGGGGAGGGTCGGGGGGAGGACGACCGTCACCGTCACGCCGACGCGATCGTGGCGGCCCGTAGGAGCGCGGTGGCGGCACTGACCGCGCAGGTCCCGGAAGACGCCGAGGCTCCGTCGGCCTGGCGGGCCGTGCGGGCGGTGCTGCCGCACATCGAGGCGCTGGCCGGGCACGGGGGCGGACTGCCGGGGGCCGGCATCGGGACGGCCGAGAGCGAGGCGGAGGCGGAACTCTACGTCAAGGCCGCCCGCCAGTTGACGTTCTCCGGGACCCGTTCGGCACTGCGGGCGGTCGCGCTGCTGGAGCGCGCGGAGGCGGTGTACACGCGACTTCTCGGTGCCGAGGCGCCGCAGACGCTGGAGACCCGGACCCGGCTCGTGCACGCCCGGCGACGGTCGGGCGACCTCAAGGGGGCCGCTCCTCTCGCCGAGGCCGTACTGGACGACTGCGTGCGGGCGTTGGGCGAGCGACACCCCGTGACATTGACGGCGCTCATGCGGCTGGCCCAATTGGTCGGCTTCCAGGGGGACTCCGCGCGTGCCGCAGCTCTCCTGGAGGAGGTGGTCGCGGGGCGGGCGGCGGCCCTCGGTGACCAGCACCCGCTGACCCTGGCGGCGCGGAGCGCTCTCGCCCGGGAGTTCCGGAACCATGACGACCTGGTGTCGATCCGTTGGAGGCTGCAAAAGGCGTACGAGGACGGAGTGGAGCACCTGGGCCCGGAACACCCGGTGACACTGTCCATCCAGGGCGAACTCCTGCTGATGTCGGCGGGGTCGAAGATCCTGGAGGGACCGATAGGGGAGGCCCTGATGTCCGTGCCCCTGAACAGCGCCGACTTCAGTTCCCCCGACCTGATGCACCGACTCCACTCGGTGGTCCGGTCCATGGGCCCGCAAGTCATGAAGAAGTTGCTGGGGTCGGAGCAGGACGTGGAGACCGCGGAGCAGTACGTCGCCACGACCGAGCGGGTGTTCGGTGGTGATCATCCGAGGACCCTGACCGCGAGGATGGCACTGGTCCAGGCGTACGCCTCCACCAGGGATGTCGGCCGGGTCTCCACGGCTCTGGAGCAACTGGTCTCGGACGCCACGGAGGTCTTCGGCGGGGACGATTCCTTCGTCGCCGGTATGAATGCCATCAGAAGCATGGTCGACGTGGCCGTCTCCCGCGGGCTGGGCAACAACGACGAGGACGACGAGTCGGACACCGGGGATCTGGACGGGGAGGGGGCCGACTGGATTGCCGGAGCCGAAGGCAGACCGATCCCCGAGGCCGTCGTCCAGCTGGGCGACTTGTTCGGGTCGATGCGCGAGAGTATCGCCGCGGGCACCTTGGACTTCGCGAGGTTCGCGGAAGCGGCGATCGAGGTGATGAAGGCGGTGGACCGGGCTGGTACAGCGACGGCGCGGGCCGACGAACCGGAGGGGGCCGACGCCATGGAAGCGACCGTCGCTGTAGAAGGGACCGTCGACACCGCCGACAACGGTACGGCCGACGGGATCTGATCCCACCTCAGTTGACCGCCGGTATTGGGCGAACCCTCCCCACAGACCCCGACAACCGCCACAATGCCCCAATGACACTGAAGCCATGGGCATGGGCCGGTCTCGCGATCGCCGGGGTGGGCGTGGTCACGCTGGTCGGGTTCGCCTTCGTCGACCTGGGCTCGGCCGATCAGATCGCGAGTGTGGCGGGCGGGTCCGCGGGCGTGATCGGTCTTGTCCTCGCCGCCATCGTGCAGTTCGGTGGCTCGTCCACCCCTCCGCCCCCGCCGGCTCCGACCCCTCCCGCTCAGTCACGGAACGTCGTGGCGTCGGGCGTCGGTGGGATCGCCGCAGGCGGCAACATCGGCACCGCCTCGACCGGTGCCGCCACCGTCACGCCGGCGGCGCCCACACCCGCCCCGGCTGCCCCCGCCCCGGCTACCCCTGCCGACGGCGTGGCCGCCTCCGGCCGGGGCGCGATCGCGGCCGGCGGCAACATCGGCGCGGCCTCGACCGGCGGTACGACCCCGCCGACCGTCCCGTCGCAGAACCCGCCCGCCACCCCACCCCCCGCCGGCACCCCCGGCCCGAACGCGAACGTGACCGCATCCGGCCACGGCTCCATCGCGGCGGGCGGCGACATCGGCTCGGCGTCGACTGGCAGCTGAGCGGGGTTTCACCGGGATCAGCCCGCGCCGAGTCGCACCGGGCGGCCGAGCGTGCCGGGCAGCCGGGTACGTCGGACAACTGAAGGCACGCGGCAAGTTCGGACAACTGAAGGCACGCGGCAAGTGACGCCTCGCTCACGGCTCATCCGGGCCGATGGCATCGGCCCCGTTCACCGGTAGCGTGTCCACCAGCCTGTAGAGGCCGCAGCTCCACGACAACCAGATCGTCCCTGTTCAGCCGTACACGCCGCCCGCCCCCGACAGGAACCGGACCCAGTGA from Streptomyces sp. DSM 40750 includes these protein-coding regions:
- a CDS encoding tetratricopeptide repeat protein, whose amino-acid sequence is MSALFDRRPSEDSSATASGTAAVAARGDVGLAQTGAGSYGVHIGRATLLSPESFPAAACVDCPPGLTNLPSRAPLFVGRGHELALLDEALATPGEAVVHAMHGLGGIGKSTLAARWATLRGAEYAPVWWITADSRAALDSGLAALASALQPALVTLLPQEQLAEWARQWLASHTGWLLVLDNVSDPAVVEHLLARATSGRFLVTSRRSTGWRSMAKELALDVLSAPEAVDLFTRIRGEDSDTAELCAELGHLPLAVAQAAAYCAETGCTVRAYLDDLAAYPAEMYGATDEGGDHGRTVARVWHVTLDRLADDPLAVRILLMLAWYASEGIPRSLLASLGTPPAVRRALGRLAAHSMISLYDDTVSVHRLVQAVSRTPGEGRGEDDRHRHADAIVAARRSAVAALTAQVPEDAEAPSAWRAVRAVLPHIEALAGHGGGLPGAGIGTAESEAEAELYVKAARQLTFSGTRSALRAVALLERAEAVYTRLLGAEAPQTLETRTRLVHARRRSGDLKGAAPLAEAVLDDCVRALGERHPVTLTALMRLAQLVGFQGDSARAAALLEEVVAGRAAALGDQHPLTLAARSALAREFRNHDDLVSIRWRLQKAYEDGVEHLGPEHPVTLSIQGELLLMSAGSKILEGPIGEALMSVPLNSADFSSPDLMHRLHSVVRSMGPQVMKKLLGSEQDVETAEQYVATTERVFGGDHPRTLTARMALVQAYASTRDVGRVSTALEQLVSDATEVFGGDDSFVAGMNAIRSMVDVAVSRGLGNNDEDDESDTGDLDGEGADWIAGAEGRPIPEAVVQLGDLFGSMRESIAAGTLDFARFAEAAIEVMKAVDRAGTATARADEPEGADAMEATVAVEGTVDTADNGTADGI
- a CDS encoding YbaB/EbfC family nucleoid-associated protein — protein: MIPGGGQPNMQQLLQQAQKMQQDLARAQEELAQTEVDGQAGGGLVRATVTGSGELRALKIDPKAVDPEDTETLADLIVAAVQAANENAQALQQQKLGPLAQGLGGGGAGIPGLPF
- the recR gene encoding recombination mediator RecR, which gives rise to MYEGVVQDLIDELGRLPGVGPKSAQRIAFHILQAEPTDVRRLAQALLEVKAKVRFCATCGNIAQEELCNICRDTRRDVSVICVVEEPKDVVAIERTREFRGRYHVLGGAISPIEGVGPDDLRIRELLARLADETVTELILATDPNLEGEATATYLARMIKPMGLKVTRLASGLPVGGDLEYADEVTLGRAFEGRRLLDV
- a CDS encoding DUF5063 domain-containing protein, which codes for MSDATLHATGLNPDDFAVQIADQIESFLVAVTEVARGDEPDSAVPFLLLEVSQLLLAGGRLGAHEDIVPDERYEPDPGPEPDVDDLRERLALMLDPVDIYSEVFDPYEPRKAPVPARISDDLADVIADLRHGMAHYRAGRTTEALWWWQFSYFSNWGSTASATLRALQSVVAHVRLNQPLAELDGLDTDQELMGDETLEFEAGKVMAEEIAAPLGLRKVK